The Drosophila yakuba strain Tai18E2 chromosome X, Prin_Dyak_Tai18E2_2.1, whole genome shotgun sequence DNA segment ATAAGGAATTCCCTATCGCTGGCGACATCTGCCGATGTCATCACAACGTCGTGCTTAAAATAATCCGTGACGGATGTGTTGTTCTCCATGGATACCTTAATATAGTCTGGCATGATTTTCCTagtactactactactactgctACTACTACTAATGCTGGGCTGCGAGCGTTCCACACGCGAAAGCAGCTCTCCATCCGATCCCTCGGAGGATACTTTAAAGGAGTCTGGAATCTCGATTGATACGGCAAATCGCTTCGTATTATTAATCGTCTGTATGATGGGCTCGAATCGGGGCTGCATGTACTGCGACTGACCGCGGAACCACTCGTCTCGCTCccgctgtcgctgctgctcctcccgCCGACGCTGACGTATGCATTTCGGGGACTCGGGATTACGCAGGCACGGTGGTCGCTTTGTTGTGCGCAGAGGTGAGCCCGCCTTTGGCTGGTTTATCGATGGACTGCGATCCGCTTCCAGCGATGTCTCTGTGGCGAGTGTCTCGTTGAGCAGTATCACCTGGGGCTCGCTGGGATTCTTTTGGCCATGATTGCCACTGGCGGCCGCTGGATGGGTGTCGGTATCTGTTGGTTTAAGAAGGGATTGATTATTCGCTAGCTCCTCGTTCTGATAGTAGCCACCAATCGGCTGCTCTCCGGGATTGTAAGCTGCTGCCcccactcctcctcctcctcctgctccgccgacgccgccaccgccgTCAGGCACAGGCACCTTGGGTGTTGGTGGGGCTATGGGCGCGGAATACTGATGAATCGGCCGCTGGGGCCGCTTAGGATTGGGGGGCGGTCCCCCAGCTCCCGTTGTCTTGGCCTTGTCCTTTTGCAGGCTCGGGAATTTGACAAATTTCGACTCGAAGTTCGAATTGGTCTTGGTCATGTTGTGCAAGAAGAGTATGTGCTTCTTCAAATCATCGATGTTGGACGTGGGATCCCCCTCCACCTGGGCCAGAGGCGAGGGCACAATGGTGGAGATGGCTTTAGCGTTCGGTTGCGATGCGGAGGGACTCAGTGTGGTGGCCGCCCAACGTGGATCGGGTGATATATTCTTGAGCGCCATGGGCACTATGAACTTGCGATCCTCGTCGGTGAGGCTGGCTGGTAGACCATTCTCGTCGGTATCCTCGTCGAGCAGGATTATCTGCTTCTGATCCATCTCCTCCTGTATCGGGTGAATAGGGCGAGATGTAATGTTGTTCGGTGTATCGAATACCAGTCTCTTGGTGAGATCGGCCTTAACGAAGCCAGTCTCCGAGTCCCGCAGGTCCACTGGTTTAATGAACGTACCGAGCTTGCGGAGGCCCTCTTGATGCATATTGGCCTGCTCGTCCTTGGTCATGTTCAGTGGTATGCTGGAGTTGGCCAGCTGCTCCACCTGGTTGCCAAACTCAATGAATGGGGACTTGAGGCCGAGGTATATCCATGTCGGCACTCCTTGCAATCCAACTGTGGCATATGCACCTCTCGCGGTTAAGTGCAACATACACATTGCACGCAAGAGCCACAATAGAAAGTGCCTTTTTCTGTAGCAATTCATTGTTGctatgagtatgagtatgagtatgtGTATTCCtattcctgttcctgttcctgttccagTTCCTCTTACTATTACTAATGCAGTATTACTAGTATTGTTACTagtactattattattattctttcTTTCTCGTTCGTTTCAGTGCGATTCCATTCAATTCAATacgattcaattcgattcaatACGACtcgacaacgacgacgacgactcgagtcgattcaattcgattcggTTCAGCTGATGCGATGTGACTttgtgatttgatttgatttgatttcatttcattggaTTCGATTTGATTGTGAACGAAATGAAagaatgaaaaatgtttttcgaTAACACTAGAAAATCGATTGGCTGTTTGGTTGAGTTTCCTTGAGTCCACGAATCTGCCGTAAATATTGTGATTAGCTGCTCGCTATAGGCTGCCAGTTCATGCGCTCGCTGAGAATTtgtaaaataacaaaatgagAACTGGATTTGTGcatagtatgtatgtatacaatCAACCACAACCGCATCATGCACGAACGAAACTCGCGACGAAGTAATCCACCCTCAACGACAAATTGTAAACAACTGAAGAACTCGTTCGGTTCGGCATTTAAGTCTTTCGTGGTAACAAACGCagtcgaaaatgaaaatgttgcccagccagccagcagacccaccaccaccaccatacACACATTTTCACTTCACCCCGCCGCATGTtgtgcaacatgttgcagACGACGCGCGCAACGCCGACAAATTCCATCAACGAACTCGTCGTgtatccttatccttatccttatACTCGAATCGCGCGCAAATTGAAGGCAACAATTTAGGTACTCCGCAGAAAGGATAACATTTAGCACCGCTTACAGCATGAAACATGGCAAATCCGTTTATTTGGATACATCGGGCACTCACAGCCTGGTTATGTACATAAAAGAAAGGAATTTTCGAAAACATTCTCTATTCGAAATACTGGTAAACATTACTCGCAGGCCACGGCGGCACATGCGACTTACGGACTaggttaaataaataaaatcacgATGCCCCCCAACGGGACACGCACCGCATCCTAATGCTGCATCTTGTTGGTTTTGGCCAGAGTGAGGGAGCTGCCGATGCGACGGCGATCGTAGAAGGGCTCCGGCTGCTCCAGCGCACCAATGGCGGTCACTGCGGCGAAGCTGGAGCCGGCGGGCTCCTCGTACAGCTCATGTCCCACCTGCTGCAGATAGGCGCTGATGCTGCTGTCCACCTCGTGCTCATAGCTCACGCGCATGGGGGCCAACTGGTGGTGCAGGCGGCCATTGTTCACGGCCGCGGTGAGGCTCTCGTTGCGTAGCAGGTACTTCATGATCACCTGATGGTTGAAAGGACctcaattataattatatactTGGTAGGGATTAGCGCCAAGTGCTTACAGCTGCCACACTGGTGGTGATGCGAGTGCCACCTGCTGCTCCGACCAGCAGACGTACATTGCCATCCTGGTCCACAATAATGCACGGACTCATCGAGGACATGGGACGCTTGCCGGGATAAATGTAGTTGGCCGGCGAGGCGGGCACACCGAAGCCATTGATCACGCCCGGCGTGGAGAAGTCGTCCATCTCGTCGTTCAGGATGATACCCGTCTGGGTGGAGGCCACCTTGGAGCCGAAACTGCAAAGCGTGGAAATCAAGCGTCAGTACTATAGCACTATATAGATGAAAGTTGATAAACAGCGCGAATTCTTGGGGCGCACTTTCGCTGTCCTTAGCGCGGACTCAAACCCGACCTTTTAATATTGGTATATGGGAAAACCGCTATTCTAAACCACTATTTATACACAAATACAAGAGATTTTTCGGTAATTGGCCTTGTAAGCCTTCGTGTTATAGACAATTTTTGGACTTCCTTACGCCTTCACCCATCTGAAGCATTTGCAAGTCAATGAAATGCCCTGACTGATTGAAAACAACATCTTCGCAGTTGGCGACACCAATTGGTTTCTCCACCAAGGTGAAAATCAAAGAGTTTCCCCtgtttttcaaatgtgtgtcCAATCGAACCTGCAGCTTCGATTCAAAAGCATGGTGGAAAAGGAGAAtgttaatatatgtatgtgcaccGCTCACATGcactgttttgtttttgggagAGAACTCTCAccactgttgctgttgcttcgCACATGTTGGGTATGGTGAAAAGTGTCATCTAGCTTCCAACATGGTTGCGCACAGGTTCGGCCAGACACCAAATGGTGTCTCTACACCGGAAAAAAATGCGCCAACATTTTCCGTAACGAAGAAATTCTTGAAAATCGATTGAGGATTTCAAGAATCCATATATATCTAACTAAGATCTATCCTGAGTTCATAGAgctaaaatataatattatatgcACACTTACTAGTTATTGATGGTGCTGGTGATGGACACGGCGTCTCCATTGGTGGCCAGGACATTCATGTGGGCGGTGCCATGGTCCTCCTCCACGGTGAAGTTGGCGCCATAGTAGAGGTAATCCTGCGACGTACTGTTGTCGTGAATCAGCTTCCTGACGCTCTCCAGGAACTCCGGCTTGAGCATCTCCTCTAGGGTGGCATTGATGGATGCGCCGCTGACGGGATCGGCATACAGATCGCCCAGATTCGTGCGTTGACCATAGGCGTGCTTGAAGGCCTCCACCGCACGCTGCCAGTAGACCTGCTCGTTGTCCGTATACAGATCGGCCATCAGGTTGAGGATGAAGGCCAGAACGGGTCCGCTGCTGGGCATGGGCGTGGAGTAGAGCGTGTAGGTGCCACTCACATGGGCGGACACATGTCCGTCGCTCTCCCAACGCACCGTATAGTCGCGCAGGTCCTGTTCCGTGATGATGCCGCCCAACTTCTGGATATCCTCGACGAACTTGCGACCCGTCTCGCCGCCATCGTAGAACTCCTTGGCTCCATTCTCGGCGATCCGCTCCAGCGTATCTGCGAGAGCAGGACGCTTCATATAGTCACCCTCCACGTAGGGTTCGCCGCTTGCGTTGAGGAACACGGCGGAGAGTCCGGGATCCGCCCTGATGTTCACCAACTTCGACTGGATGGCGGAGGCCAAATAGCGTGAGACGACATGACCCTCGCGGGCCAGCTTAATGGACGGCTCGAAGAGGCGTTTCCAGGGCAAAATGCCATAGCGACGATGCATCTCCCAGTAGCCGAGAATCTCGCCGGGCACA contains these protein-coding regions:
- the LOC6525800 gene encoding protein Wnt-5 isoform X1, which translates into the protein MNCYRKRHFLLWLLRAMCMLHLTARGAYATVGLQGVPTWIYLGLKSPFIEFGNQVEQLANSSIPLNMTKDEQANMHQEGLRKLGTFIKPVDLRDSETGFVKADLTKRLVFDTPNNITSRPIHPIQEEMDQKQIILLDEDTDENGLPASLTDEDRKFIVPMALKNISPDPRWAATTLSPSASQPNAKAISTIVPSPLAQVEGDPTSNIDDLKKHILFLHNMTKTNSNFESKFVKFPSLQKDKAKTTGAGGPPPNPKRPQRPIHQYSAPIAPPTPKVPVPDGGGGVGGAGGGGGVGAAAYNPGEQPIGGYYQNEELANNQSLLKPTDTDTHPAAASGNHGQKNPSEPQVILLNETLATETSLEADRSPSINQPKAGSPLRTTKRPPCLRNPESPKCIRQRRREEQQRQRERDEWFRGQSQYMQPRFEPIIQTINNTKRFAVSIEIPDSFKVSSEGSDGELLSRVERSQPSISSSSSSSSSTRKIMPDYIKVSMENNTSVTDYFKHDVVMTSADVASDREFLIKSMEEHGAAGSANGHHNDTTPTVDAYSETIDLNPNNCYSAIGLSNSQKKQCVKHTSVMPAISRGARAAIQECQFQFKNRRWNCSTTNDETVFGPMTSLAAPEMAFIHALAAATVTSFIARACRDGQLASCSCSRGSRPKQLHDDWKWGGCGDNLEFAYKFATDFIDSREKETNRETRGVKRKREEINKNRMHSDDTNAFNIGIKRNKNVDAKNDTSLVVRNVRKSTEAENSHVLNENFDQHLLELEQRITKEILTSKIDEQEMIKLQEKIKQEIVNTKFFKGEQQPRKKKRKNQRAAADAPAYPRNGIKESYKDGGILPRSTATIKARSLMNLHNNEAGRRAVIKKARITCKCHGVSGSCSLITCWQQLSSIREIGDYLREKYEGATKVKINKRGRLQIKDLQFKVPTAHDLIYLDESPDWCRNSYALHWPGTHGRVCHKNSSGLESCAILCCGRGYNTKNIIVNERCNCKFHWCCQVKCDVCTKVLEEHTCK
- the LOC6525801 gene encoding glutathione hydrolase 1 proenzyme, with product MRIVWSKKVLLWLLLAGLLVTALTLGLVFGLKNRDALNISGAVVSNGIGCAAVGGETLTDGGSAVDAAIATLLCEGLLLPHSMGIGGGFVATIYTRSTRKVETVIARESAPAAAHKDMFVGESEITGARAGAVPGEILGYWEMHRRYGILPWKRLFEPSIKLAREGHVVSRYLASAIQSKLVNIRADPGLSAVFLNASGEPYVEGDYMKRPALADTLERIAENGAKEFYDGGETGRKFVEDIQKLGGIITEQDLRDYTVRWESDGHVSAHVSGTYTLYSTPMPSSGPVLAFILNLMADLYTDNEQVYWQRAVEAFKHAYGQRTNLGDLYADPVSGASINATLEEMLKPEFLESVRKLIHDNSTSQDYLYYGANFTVEEDHGTAHMNVLATNGDAVSITSTINNYFGSKVASTQTGIILNDEMDDFSTPGVINGFGVPASPANYIYPGKRPMSSMSPCIIVDQDGNVRLLVGAAGGTRITTSVAAVIMKYLLRNESLTAAVNNGRLHHQLAPMRVSYEHEVDSSISAYLQQVGHELYEEPAGSSFAAVTAIGALEQPEPFYDRRRIGSSLTLAKTNKMQH